A window of Macrobrachium rosenbergii isolate ZJJX-2024 chromosome 15, ASM4041242v1, whole genome shotgun sequence contains these coding sequences:
- the LOC136846824 gene encoding uncharacterized protein — MVYMGDFNARHSSLGDLAGTVNCNGNQLLQYIRRNQLTRWDTGGSTHSRGGTLDHILTCGLVPSRVQCTTVPTLFSDHVGLSIQYSLPAAPTPIYSRAYIIIPPKYTPMYISYITNLLPTFDLHCPEKLYSSLVSATHDFHTRYIRKPHIRHRANAMTLDNRISQAEKKAMDDGFVFMRQPSPETLHQYQLSRDDQVALQHCVLTDSWHKLTDSINHQTSIGSIWHLINRIVKKKPPSVLHHSPAQYAQDLINEWSTQSRSTNLPAHIQDTLSTHENHHALRLSTALLSTDEEDDVPITEEELRRALARNKKSAPGDDGITYCGVLSPFLFNILLHRLLSLLPDTDNTTITCYADDICIHSGSPEHLQNFLSSFYEAASSCGLIISPEKSRIFSPRPVRYLPEFTVGNNVVPLCTQYLYLGAPVQITPSIPARQRVHPIVQDLLARLQRRLTPLKWLINYSAGVSIPVARTIYITLIRSVVDYLSPALCQLSRSTLQPLEKFQNQAMRLILGCLAPTRIVNMQHELRLPPLVERIYSNVTYFSIKCLYYPHLSPHYSHIIRTSLDLDAPRPQLRQGGRKLVNTVCSSIWELNVNIVAEDVDHGLAPWQTPVPAISYTPVSKTDLPQLQRQRALETIDRLSSSLSIAHHYYTDGSLQQDGSAGCAVFSPTLEPPQEGWTGRRLSKSSSSTYCELHGLLDAVTLITQTRNNGLIICDSQSALQALSSHKPAYHGLVTQILRKLDTANMSSLVVHFLWIPSHVGLLANSTVDRLAKAACQLDPPDADAPTPSLLCCKKMVYQAARSPTHRRSNAERATSVSIQHYDHFLPHQHKYRRNGLMVRRNNVVCARLRLGWRPVWQVAGQDGAPQFSSCRLCDAPNANTLEHYCLECPLVTNLLPQIFTVVDVCKQLLTDYNLLDEILMHHPHFGGH, encoded by the exons ATGGTTTACATGGGAGATTTTAACGCCCGTCATTCAAGCTTGGGAGATCTTGCTGGCACTGTGAACTGCAATGGGAATCAACTTCTGCAGTACATTCGTCGAAATCAACTGACCCGCTGGGACACTGGTGGATCTACGCACTCACGAGGTGGTACTTTGGATCACATCTTGACATGTGGACTCGTACCTTCCCGAGTCCAGTGTACAACTGTTCCCACACTCTTCTCTGATCACGTTGGTCTCAGCATCCAATATTCCCTTCCCGCTGCACCTACTCCAATATACAGTCGAGCTTACATCATAATCCCACCTAAGTACACTCCTATGTACATCTCATATATAACTAACCTTCTTCCTACGTTTGACCTCCACTGCCCTGAGAAACTTTATTCCTCACTTGTTAGTGCCACACATGATTTCCATACACGATACATCAGAAAGCCACACATTAGGCATCGTGCTAATGCCATGACACTGGATAATAGAATTTCTCAGGCAGAGAAGAAGGCGATGGATGACGGCTTTGTCTTCATGAGACAACCAAGTCCTGAGACACTGCACCAGTATCAACTATCAAGAGATGATCAAGTTGCTCTACAACATTGTGTACTAACAGATTCTTGGCACAAGTTAACGGACAGCATCAACCATCAAACAAGCATAGGTTCCATATGGCACCTCATCAACAGGATTGTGAAAAAGAAACCCCCAAGTGTCCTCCACCACAGCCCTGCTCAGTATGCACAGGACCTCATTAATGAGTGGTCAACACAGTCACGAAGCACCAACCTTCCAGCTCATATACAAGACACTCTCTCCACACATGAAAACCACCATGCCCTCCGTCTCAGTACTGCCTTACTAAGCACTGATGAAGAGGACGATGTACCCATAACTGAGGAAGAGCTACGACGTGCCTTAGCAAGGAATAAGAAATCAGCTCCTGGTGATGATGGCATCACCTACT GTGGAGTACTTAGTCCATTTCTGTTCAATATTCTCCTTCATCGACTTCTTTCCCTACTTCCTGACACTGATAACACAACCATCACTTGCTACGCAGACGATATATGTATTCACTCAGGATCTCCAGAACACTTGCaaaacttcctctcctccttctacgaagcagcatcctcctgtggtCTCATCATCTCCCCAGAAAAAAGTAGAATCTTCTCCCCCCGGCCAGTGAGGTATCTGCCAGAATTTACCGTGGGGAACAATGTTGTACCTCTGTGCACGCAATATCTTTATTTAGGAGCGCCAGTACAGATAACACCTTCCATTCCAGCAAGACAGCGAGTACATCCCATTGTTCAAGATCTGTTGGCCCGGTTACAGCGTCGCCTGACTCCTCTCAAATGGCTTATTAATTATTCTGCAGGAGTATCTATTCCGGTCGCCAGAACCATATACATTACTCTCATCCGCTCAGTGGTAGATTATCTTTCCCCTGCACTGTGTCAACTCTCCAGATCAACTCTGCAGCCTCTTGAAAAATTCCAGAACCAAGCAATGAGACTCATCCTAGGCTGTCTAGCCCCCACTAGAATTGTAAACATGCAACATGAACTCCGTCTCCCACCACTTGTTGAGAGAATATACTCCAATGTCACCTACTTCAGTATCAAATGCCTGTATTACCCTCACCTTTCTCCCCACTACTCTCACATCATCAGGACTTCCCTGGATCTAGATGCACCTCGACCACAACTACGCCAGGGGGGACGTAAACTAGTCAATACTGTCTGTTCAAGCATCTGGGAGCTTAACGTCAACATTGTGGCAGAGGATGTGGACCATGGCCTTGCACCCTGGCAGACTCCTGTGCCAGCAATCTCTTACACTCCAGTCTCCAAGACTGACTTGCCTCAACTTCAACGACAACGTGCATTAGAGACCATTGACAGACTGTCCTCGTCCCTCAGTATAGCTCACCATTACTACACAGACGGTTCCCTGCAGCAGGACGGCAGCGCTGGATGTGCTGTTTTCTCCCCCACCTTAGAACCACCACAAGAGGGCTGGACAGGTCGTCGCCTCTCAAAGTCATCAAGCTCCACATACTGTGAACTACATGGACTTCTAGATGCAGTTACTTTGATCACACAAACAAGAAACAACGGCTTGATCATCTGCGACTCGCAGTCAGCACTCCAAGCCCTCTCATCACATAAACCAGCTTACCACGGCCTGGTTACACAAATACTTAGAAAACTAGACACAGCCAACATGAGCTCACTGGTagtacacttcctgtggattcccTCCCACGTGGGGCTTCTGGCTAACAGCACTGTTGACCGTCTCGCGAAGGCTGCCTGCCAACTGGATCCTCCAGATGCCGATGCACCCACTCCATCTCTCCTGTGCTGCAAGAAGATGGTATACCAGGCTGCCCGCTCACCCACCCATCGTCGTAGTAATGCAGAGAGGGCCACCAGTGTATCAATACAACACTATGACCACTTCCTTCCTCACCAACACAAGTATCGCCGCAATGGACTCATGGTTCGTCGAAATAACGTTGTGTGTGCCCGTCTTCGACTGGGTTGGCGCCCAGTTTGGCAGGTGGCTGGGCAAGATGGGGCTCCTCAATTTTCTTCCTGTAGGTTATGTGACGCGCCCAACGCCAACACCCTAGAACACTATTGCCTGGAATGTCCACTTGTTACCAATTTATTACCACAAATATTCACAGTAGTTGATGTATGTAAGCAATTGTTAACAGACTATAATTTGCTTGATGAAATTCTCATGCATCATCCTCACTTTGGTGGTCACTGA